The Mangrovibacterium diazotrophicum DNA window AATAGCATGAACCAATTTTCTCCAAGTTTCCTGCATGATTTCCTGATTTTATGGGGACAAGCTAAATTAAATCAATTCTGAAAAGTCACTGATAAAATAGCTGCCTTTTTATGCATAGAATTGAATATTAATTCGCGTTGCCGTAATTTTACGACATCAAACATAAAATTCAGAAAACATCCAACGCAATAACCAGTCACATAATTGATTTCGCGTGAAAAAAATCGATATATTTTAGTTAAAATTGAATCTATGAAAAAACTTAGCCGAATTTTAATGATTCTCACGCTTGCCTTCCTGGCAGCGTGCGAAGGAGAACAGGGACCTGCCGGTGTTCCTGGGGAAGACGGATACAATATTCTCGGAACAGTGTTCGAAATTGAAGGAACGTTCAGCAATTCAAACGATTACATCCTATATGACGAATTTCCAAGCAGTTTTGAAGTTTATAACGGAGATGTGGTCATGGTGTACATCCTTTGGGAAGTGACCGACGGATTGGATGTTTGGCGTGCCCTACCCCAAACCATCTTTTTCAACGAAGGTCCTCTGATGTACAACTTTGACTATACGCTGGTAGATTTCCAAATCTTTCTGGACGGAGCAATTGACTTCTCAAGTTTGGATGCAGCCTGGACAGACAACCAGATCTTCCGGATTGCAGTAATTCCGGCCGATTTGTGGGCACAAAACAAATCGCTGGATCTCACGGACTATAATGCGGTTATGAAAGCACTAAATCGTCCGACCGAATCGAAAGACATGACTCAGATCGAAAAATTATAAAACGTATTGACGAAAACCGTTGCTTTGAGCAAGTTCGAAAAAGACACCTTTCTCCAGAGGTGTCTTTTTTTTGTCCTTTTCGAAGCGCTCGCCTTCAACAAAACAAATCCACTCAATCCGCCAACTATTCTGAAATTCCACCGTAGCATTCAGATATAAACATCTTTTATTATTGAAATACGTTCCCCGATATGACTCAGTTCGACATCACTCGAACACCCCTTTTATATTTTCTTTTCCTAATCATGTTCCCTTTTTTCAGCCAGGCGCAGATACAAGGATCCGTTCGTGACTCGACCGATCTTCCGGTTGCTTTTGCCAATATCCTGTTGCTGAATGCAGCCGACTCGACGGTTGCAACCGGCGTCATGGCTACCGACGAAGGCACCTACAACATTACCGATTTTAAACCGGGCAAGTATCTTATTGGTGCCAGCCTGATCGGCTATGATCCGGTCTATTCCAAGCCATTTACGATCAAAAGCAGCAACGAACACTTTCACCAAAATCCGCTCTACATGCGTTCAAACGCCAAGCAGATCGAAGACGTAAATGTGGTTGCGAAAAAACCAATCTACGAACTGCAAATCGACCGAATGGTGGTTAATGTTGAAAACAGTATTACATCGAGCGGAAATACAGCTCTCGAAGTACTCGAGAAATCCCCCGGTGTGATCGTCGACCGGCAAAACAACAGCATCTCGCTGGCCGGTAAAAGCGGGGTCATGATCATCCTGAACGGCAAACAAACCCGTATGCCAATCGAGGCAGCCATGCAAATGCTGGATGGGATGAACGCGGAGAATGTAAAAAAGATTGAATTGATTACCACACCGCCCGCAAAATATGAAGCCGAAGGTAATGCCGGAATTATCAACATCGTGCTGAAGAAACACGAAGATTTTGGCACCAATGGTTCTTTCTCGCTGGGCGCCGGAGTGGCCAAACGCGAGAAGATGAACGCCAGCCTCAACCTGAATCATCACGTGGAAAAAGTGAATTTCTTTGGCACCTACAATGTCAATTACAACAACCTATTTCACCAAATCGACTCGTATCGAAGGTACCTGAAAGATGATCAGGTCAATGAATCGGAAGCAAGCAGCTACCGGGATGCTATTGTGCTGTTTCAGAATATCCGAATGGGACTTGATTACACCATCAGTAGTAAGACGACCTTCAGTGTACTGACAAACGGCTACATCAGCAGTTGGGATATGGACGCAAGAAATGACATCCGGTACATGACCAACGGAACAACAACCGAGACCTCGGTAATGGCCAACTCCGAAATCAACAAATGGTACCACGGCATGGGCAACCTGAACCTGCTACACCATTTCGAGGAAGCGGAAACCCTTGAATTCAACTTCGACTACCTGAACTACTACAACGACGATCCCTCCGATTACGACTCGGAAGTTACCGACAACACGGGCGCAATGACTTCTGAAATTATCGAGATTGAAAAGACCACGCCAATTGATATCCTCGTGGGCTCGGTAGACTACTCAAACCAGGTAAACTCGGATTTTAAACTGGAAGCCGGCGCAAAGATCACGTTCACCAAGTTTAAAAATGACGTTGCTGTTCGCTACCTCGAAAACGGCGGTTGGTACTACGATCCGGAACTGACCAATAATTACAGCATGGACGAAAACATCATGGCACTGTATGCTTCCGCAAACTACAAATTTGCGAAGAACACCAGCATTGTCGCGGGGCTCCGTTACGAATACATGAACTCGGTTCTGGATTCGGAGACCGAAAAGGGAATCGTTGATTTACATTACGGTGAATTCTTCCCCACCCTTTTCCTGTCGCAAAAATTCGATGACAACAATACGCTGCAAGCCTCGTACAGCCGCCGGATCAACCGACCAACCTTCAACCAGCTTGCTCCATTCCTGATCCTGATCACACCCGAAAGTTTTGTGTCCGGAAATGTAAATCTACTACCCGCGTTCAGCAATATTTACAAGATCGAGTACCAGTTTAAATCGGCCATGCTCTCGGTAGCTTATACCGATACAAAAGATGCAATTTCGCGTTTTGCCCCAACCAATAGTGCCGACGGCGACAAACAATATTTCTTTTCCCGGAATATTGATAAAAGCGAAACCTACGCAGCCACGCTGGCCATCCCGATTACCGCTACCCCTTGGTGGAAAATGCAGAATAACCTGATCTGGACCAAGCAGAAAGTTGATACGGAATACGATGGAACGGTGTACAAAATTGACCAGGATAATTACCGGATTACAAGTAATCAAAGCTTCACCCTCACCAAGTATTTCTCGGCCGAAATTTCCTGTTTCTACAACTCGAAATCCATTTGGGGCATCTACGAAAGTAAAGCGTTCGGGCGCGTGGATGCCGGCGTGCAATGGAAGTTGAAAAATGAAAACAGCCGCTTTAACCTCAACGTCAGCGATATTTTCAAAACAAATATTTACCGAAGTGTCGCCAACTTACCGGAGTTGAATATTTATAACCGTTGGCGCCTGGATTTTGAGCCCCGTGTGATCCGCCTCACTTTCACCCAAAACTTTGGGAATGGGGCAGTCAAAACAAGGCATCGAACAACTGGTTCGGAAGAAGAACAAAATCGCGTTAGTCCTCAGTAATTTAAATCATTCCTTATTAAGGCATAAAAAAAAGGATGGCCTCTACCATCCTTTTCTCACTTAACCAAACCTATCTCTATGAAAAAAACTACTTATTACTTTGCTTATTGTACGCTACAAAGATACGCCCTGCTTCAGTTAACGCCTGCCAAGGAACGTTAAAGAACTTTAGAAATGAACGAAGGCATGGGAAAGCTATCAATTTTAAGAAACCGTTGAAGATGCTGTTGTCAGGTTGTCATTAGTTATTCGGGTGCCTTCCGGCGCTGACTCGAGGCTATTTTCCACTCTGCGCCTTCGCGTCCGCGTGTGCATTAACCAACGACTTGCTCGTTTCAGCAAACAAAAAAAGGATGACCGCTGCCATCCTTTTCTCACTTAACCAAACCTATCTCTATGAAAAAAAATTACTTATTACTTTGCTTATTGTACACTACAAAGATACGCCGCGCTTCCGTTAACGGCTTTCAACGAACGTTAAAGAAGCTTAGAAATGAATGACATAAAATCCCGAGTGCGAAATACTCGATACAACTGAAGTCACAAAAAAAGGATGGCCTACACCATCCTTTTTCCCTTCTAATCAAAACTATCTCTATGAAAAAATCTACTTATTACTTTGCTTATTGTACGCTACAAAAATACGCCGCACTTCCGTTAATGCATGAAAAGGAACGTTAAAGAACCTTAGAATCGACTATACTGGAATAGAGTAAGAATAGCGCAACTGGCTGGTCGTTTCAGCAAACAAAAAAAAGGATGACCGCTGCCATCCTTTTCTCACTTAACCAAACCTATCTCTATGAAAAAAACTTACTTATTACTTTGCTTATTGTACTCTACAAAGATACGCCGCGCTTCCGTTAACGCCTGCCAAGGAACGTTAAAGAACCTTAGAAATGACAAGACTTGAAAAAGTAAGAATAGCGCAGTTGGCTGGTTATTTCAACAGACAAAAAAAGGATGACCGTTGCCATCCTTTTCTCACTTAACCAAACCTATCTCTATGAAAAAAACTTACTTATTACTTTGCTTATTGTACGCTACAAAGATACACCGCGCTTCCGTTAACGGCTTTCAACGAATGTTAAAGAAGCTTAGAAATGAATGACATAAAATCCGGAGCACTAAAAACTCGATACAAATGAAGTCACAAAAAAATGGATGGCCTACGCCATCCATTTTCCCTTCTAATCAAAACTATCTCAATGAAAAAATCTACCTATTACTTTGCTTATTTTACTTTACAAAAATACGCCGCACTTCCGTTAATGCCTGAAAAGGAACGTTAAAGACCCTTAGAAATGAACGAAGGCATGGGAAAGCTACCAATTTAAGAAACCGTTGAAGATCCTGTTGTCAGGTTGTCAATAGTTATCTGGTTGTCTTCCTGCGCTGACTCGAAGCTATTTCCCCCTCTGCGCCTTTGCGTCCTTGCGTGCTTCAACCAACTACTTGCTCGTTTCAGCAAACAAAAAAAGGATGACCGCTGCCATCCTTTTCTCACTTAACCAAACCTATCTCTATGAAAAAAACTTACTTATTACTTTGCTTATTGTACTCTACAAAGATACACCCGACTTCCGTTAACGCCTGACAACGGATGTTAAAGAAACTTAGAAGTGATTGGAATGAAAGAAATGTTCCAAAGTCTGCGAAAGCGATAAAAATTCAGAAACCGTTGAAGATCCTGTTGTCATGTTGTCATTAGTTCTCGGCTTGTCTTCCGGCACTAGCCCGAAACTATTCTCCACTCCGCGCCTTTGTGTCTTTGCGTGCACCAACCAACAACTTACTCTTTTCACCACACAAAAAAAAGGATGACCACTGCCATCCTTTTCTCACTTAACCAAACCTATCTCTATGAAAAAAACTTACTTATTACTTTGCTTATTGTACGCTACAAAGATACACCGCGCTTCCGTTAACGCCTGCCAACGGATGTTAAAGAACCTTAGAAGTGAGATTTGGAGCGCGAAAAGTATGAAAAACGAAAAAAGCACCTCAGTATCCTGAAGTGCTTCTATATGGAGCGAGAGACGGGATTCGAACCCGCGACCCCAACCTTGGCAAGGTTGTGCTCTACCAACTGAGCTACTCTCGCAATATGTGTTTTGTTCTAAAAGTACCCGGAGCGGGACTTGAACCCGCACGATCGTAATGATCATTGGATTTTAAGTCCAACGTGTCTACCATTCCACCATCCGGGCATCCTAAGATGGAGCGAGAGACGGGATTCGAACCCGCGACCCCAACCTTGGCAAGGTTGTGCTCTACCAACTGAGCTACTCTCGCATTTTATACTTTCAGTATCCTTTTGAACTGTGCTACCCCTTTCGGAAACAGCGATGCAAATATATTGCTAATTTTTTTTTATCCAAAAATAAATCTCAAAATTTAGAATCTATTTTTTGCCCGAATTCGGAAGCTACTTTAAGCCAGATAGTTTTTTAATTTCATTCAGTTTGTTCAATGCTTCAATTGGCGTCAGATTATTAATGTCGAGGGTACGAATCTCGTCCCGAATCGACTTCAGCACCGGATCGTCCATCTGAAAAAAGCTTAATTGAAAGCCTTCACGCTTCTCGGCCATGCCGTCCAACGGCTTTGCCAGGCCGTCTTTTCGGTTGTCTCCTTCCAGTTGAACCAGAATTTCGTCGGCTCTTTTAACAACCGACGGCGGCATACCGGCCATGCGTGCCACGTGAATACCGAAACTGTGATTACTGCCTCCGCGAACCAATTTGCGCAGGAAAATGACTTTATTACCGACTTCCTTCACACTCACGTTGAAATTCTTTACGCGGGAGAAGGATTTCTCCATTTCATTCAACTCGTGGTAGTGGGTCGCAAACAAAGTTTTCGCTTTGGCCTGTCCATGCTCATGAATGTACTCCACAATGGACCAGGCAATCGAGATCCCGTCGTAGGTTGAAGTTCCGCGTCCCAGTTCGTCCAACAGAATCAGACTTCGGTCGGAAAGGTTATTCAAAATACTGGCCGCTTCGTTCATCTCCACCATAAAGGTTGACTCGCCCAACGAAATGTTATCCGAAGCCCCGACACGGGTGAAGATTTTATCTACGTAACCGATACTGGCCGACTTGGCCGGAACGTACGAACCCATTTGCGCCATGAGCACAATCAGGGCTGTTTGGCGCAACAAGGCCGATTTACCCGCCATGTTTGGTCCGGTAATGATGATCACCTGCTGATCGTCGGTATCCAGAAAGACGTCGTTGCTGATGTATTCTTCGCCAATTGGCAGCTGCTGCTCAATTACGGGGTGTCGCCCTTCTTTTATTTCGATGACTTTCGTATCGTTCAGCTCGGGCTTGTTGTAGTTATTGGCCAATGCACAGCTGGCAAACGACAGCAAACAGTCCAGACGGGCAATCACCACGGCGTTCAACTGCACTGCCTGAATATATTCGGACAAAGCCAACACCAAATCGTTGAACAGTTTTCCTTCCAAAGCCAGAATCTTTTCCTCGGCTCCCAGAATTTTGCTCTCGTATTCTTTCAGTTCCTCGGTAATATAACGCTCGGCGCTGACCAGGGTTTGTTTCCGAATCCAATCAGCCGGAACCTTATCTTTGTGTGTATTTCGAACTTCAATGTAATAACCAAAAACGTTGTTGAAGGCAATCTTCAGCGACGGAATACCCGTTCGGGCCGATTCGCGCTCCTGCATCTGGGTCAGGTAATCCTTTCCCGAATACTGAATACTACGCAGCTCATCCAATTCTTCCGATACACCTTTTTTGATCACATTCCCTTTGTGCAGCAACATCGGGGGATCATTCACGATTTCCTTCTCGATCCGGTCGCGAATACTGGTACAGGGGTTCAGTTGTTCGGCAAAACGTTTTAATACCGGATGATCAACTCCTTCAGCATATCTTTTGATCGGCTCGATGGCATTCAGCGCATTTTTCAGTTGATTGACTTCACGAGGATTGATACGACCGACAGCCACCTTCGAGATGATGCGTTCCAAATCGCCAATGTGGCGAAGGTGCATTTCAAGATCTTCCTTTTCTCCCTCATTACCGGTAAAATACTCAACCACCGACAGCCGCTCGTTGATGGCATTGATCTCTTTCAACGGCAAGGCAATCCAACGTTTGAGCATCCGGGCTCCCATCGGCGAGATGGTCTTATCCAGTACCTGCACCAGTGTTTTCGCACCTTCGTTGATGATGCCAAAGAGCTCCAGGTTGCGAATGGTAAAACGGTCGAGCCAAACATATTTGTCTTCCTCGATGCGCGAGAGTGCAGTAATGTGCTGCACCTGCGTGTGTTGAGTCAAATCAAGATAATGCAGAATGACGCCCGAAGCAATCACACCGTAATTCAATTCCTGAACACCGTATCCTTTTAATGATTTGGTTTCGAAATGACGAAGCAAACGATCGGTTGCCGCATCTTCGGTATAAGCCCAATCGTCCATGGTGTAGGTATAAAACTTGCCACCAAAGTGCTCCGAAAACTCATTCCCTTTCCCTTTTTGGTACAAAACCTCTTTGGGTTTAAAGGAATTCAGCAGTTTATCGATGTACTCGAACCCCCCTTCTGCAGTCAGGAATTCACCGGTTGAAATATCCAGAAAAGCGACACCGGCCATTTTCTTATCGAAATGAACCGAGGCCAAAAAGTTGTTTTCCCGATGCTCAAGAATGTTGTCGTTGATGGAAACCCCGGGTGTCACCAATTCGGTAATCCCGCGTTTAACTATCTTTTTAGTCAGCTTCGGATCTTCCAGCTGCTCGCAAATCGCCACTCGCTGACCAGCACGAACCAATTTAGGTAAATAAGTATCCAATGCATGATGCGGGAAACCAGCCAACTCGACATAGCTGGCAGATCCGTTTGCCCGGCGGGTCAGGGTAATCCCCAGAATTTCGGCCGCTTTAATGGCATCCTCTCCAAAAGTTTCGTAAAAGTCGCCAACCCGAAACAGCAAAACAGCATCCGGATGCTTGTCCTTGATGGCATAATACTGCTTCATCAAGGGTGTTTCCACATATTTTTTTTCTTTCGACAAACTCTATCGTTTTTGATTGCTTAGCCAACAAAGATAAAAGAAGTGTTTCCAAGATAAAAAGAGGCGGGTATCCGGAAGCCGGAAACTTTTCAACAAGTTACCACAAAAGGGAAACGACAAATGCCAAATTCCAAAATTTCAAAAGGAGCATTGAATAGAAAACCAACTCACTTCTGAGAACTTCGCATCTAACTACGCATGATCACAAACCGGCTGTGCAGCAGCGAGCGAATCAACAGCATCGCTATCAACATGTAGAATCCGGGAGCAAATTCCTGAGGAAGAAACAAACTTAGAGGCAGGAACAGCAATAACCAACAAGAAAGCACCACCCAGTACCAACGCAACACGGGACGCCATTTTTTAACCATCCACAATAGCAGGAAGGGCAAGTTAATCGCGATTGCCCACAACTGGTTGTAATTGGCTGCCATCGCGGGGTGCTCTGAATACAGGAAGAACCAAAGCAATACAAATCCGGCCAGACCATTTATAAATAAGAGAATGTAGTCAATCCAATAATTGATTTTTCCCGACTTCAACTGACGATAAGTCAACCAGAATATCGCAATCAGAATCAGCAGCAAAATAATTTCGGGGGAATGAATCGTCAGCCAGGACGCAGAAAGAGAAGGAGCCTCGTAAATAGCATTGGTCTTTTTCACCAAAGGACGCTCATTTCCATTTTTTGAGATTTTTGCGCCTGCGAAATGCTGAAACAAATAGTCGGGTAAAAACATTTCCTCGTACGCCGAAGCAACTTTATCCGAGGGACTTCCCAATACCAGGTTAATTCCGAAATTGGTCCAAGGCAATATTTTCTGATATTCATCCGCGTGTTGGCGGAACGTCATGCCTACATTTTCTGTAGGAAACTCAACTTTACCGTCTACCTGATTTTCGACCAGGTCGCGCACGCGGGTCGCACAGTTGTCGTAGAAAAAATTGTAGCGATATTCCCGATTCTCCGGCTTGGCATTATTAATTAGGAAATTCAACATTTGCTGTTTCTCCGAAAGCGTTAGATTCAAGACCTGCTCCTGAATGCTGCGCCCGTTTCGGATATAATCGTCATAAAAGTCCTTGTAATATTCAGGAGCCAGCATGTAATTGGCATTCCCCTTGGCAAAACGATACACAAAATTAGGCTCACGAAAACTGAACACACCGTAGTTGAACACCACATCCCAATTTCGGGCCGGGTCGTGCACCCGAACCGCTGTGTGCCCGTAAATGGCATGAATCAGATCGCTGGGGCCACAGGACATGACACTAATTTCAGCTTGCGGACTTAAAATTATGGATTGACTGCGGACTGCCGATTGGACTCCGAAGAAAAGCAGGATTGCCAGGAGGATTTGCTTCACAATGTTTTTATTTCAAAAGAAATAAAAAGCAACTATAACACGAAACGGAACGATACAAAAATTCAAAACATTTAAGCTCGTTTACATCTAAAGCATAAAAAAGAAAGCTACCCGGGAAAAGGTAGCTTTCAAATCTATATGAACAAAAAACTCAATTAGCGCCACGCGCCAACAATCGCTCCCATAACCATATACGACACCAAATCATACCCTGCATGAATCAGGAAAAGGGAAAATTTTTGTTGCTCAAACAGGATCGTGTTCAGGCGGGCAGTCGAGATCCAAAAGAGGGCAATCATGAACCCGGAGAAAACACCAATTCCAAAATTACCGGTAGACCCCAAAAACATCGCCAGGGAAAAGGCCGCAAAGAGGGAAGCGATAAAAGAACTGCCGAAAATAACGGGCATGGGATATACCCCTTCTTTCAACGAGTCCTCCGTAAAATCGTTTAAAATCATCCATTTTTTTCCGAAAAGAAGAGAAGAATACCACAGGCTTCCAACGACAAATGTGCTGAGTGCAGCTACAATGACAGCCCAATAGTTCACATGGGTAACCACTTCAACCAAATTCATCATTCCTTTTTCACGAGTTTAAGTCCAATGTCTCTTCAAGTTACAACTATTTTTCATTTTTTCCTTATTTAGACTTGATTAATATAGACTAAGTTTTATTTTTAGATATTTTTGTCTGAATTTCAATTTAAAGAATAAACCTATGGGATGTAATGGATGTGCCATGAAAACGAGTAGTGACCGTCCGCAAATGCTGACAACTCACGATTGGTTGAAAGATTTGCCGGATACTAGTCACCTGAGCAAGATCGTGGAGGTCCGGTTCAAAGGCACGCATAAAGATTTTTACAAAAACGAAGATATGCTTTCGCTCAAAGTGGGCGATTTAGTCGTGGTTGCTAGTAACCCCGGGCACGACGTGGGGACTGTGACACTGACCGGAACATTGGCAAAGAAACAGTTCGAGCGTAAAATTAAACGCCCCGAGCGTTATACCTGGAACAAGATTTACCGCAAAGCCAGTGATGTTGACAAGCAAAAGTGGGAAGCTGCCAAAGCGCGGGAATACGCCGTTATGGTTCGCTCTCGCCAAATAGCTGCCGAGCTGGGCTTGAATATGAAAATCGGCGATGTGGAATTCCGCGGAGACGGTTCCAAAGCCATCTTCTACTACATTGCTGACGATCGCGTTGACTTCCGCGAATTGATTCGCCGCTATGCACGCGAGTTTCAAATCAAAGTTGAAATGAAACAAATTGGTGCCCGTCAGGAAGCCGGCTTGGTTGGCGGAATCGGATCGTGTGGACGGGAACTTTGCTGCTCCAGCTGGCGAACTGATTTCTCGAGCGTTACTTCGGATGCTGCCATGAAACAAGGGCTTTCGCCCAATGCCGAAAAAATGGCCGGGCAATGTGGAAAACTGAAATGTTGTTTGATGTATGAGTTGGACAGCTACCTGGAGGCTCAGGAAGATTTTCCTTACGAGTTGCTGAACCTCGAAACAGAAAAAGGACTGGCTAGACACTTCAAGACAGAGATTTTGAATAAAAAGATCTGGTATGTTGTTGAAGGCGCCTACTCGAACAAGCCGATCGTCATGGATTTGAAGGATGTCAAAACAATTATCCAGCTCAATAAGCGAGGCAAAAGACCATCACTGGATCGTTACCTCGGCGAGGAAGAAAAAACGGTCAATGAGATGAACGTTGGAACTGTTGACATGGAACTGATGGAAAAGCAAAAAACGACGCACCAAAAGCGCAGGAAGCCAAACCAGAAGCGGAGAAACAACAATAACAACAACGCGAACAACAACAATCGCCCTCCACGCAACAAAAGAGCAAACGCTCAGTAATATTTATAATTGAAGAAGTTTCCGGATTGAAGAACGTCGTTTCAGAAAATCCGGAAACTTTTTTCTTTTTCGGGAAATACAGCACCAGCCGGCACAAAAGCCAATAAAAAGCCTCCGCCACCCGATCCGAGCAATTTCACCAAAATCCCTCTCGATTTTAACTCTCGGATGAATTCCAAACAGGAATCCGGAATCATTTCGCAAAGATGTTCAGATTGAATGTCATGAAGTTCCTTCAAGTGCGAGAAAAAGAAATCAGCATCGTTTTGCATAAAGGCCAACGTAGCTCCATCATTGGCGGGGACGTAGCTTTGATGGAAAATATCCTTGAACTCGTCCACTTCCATCTTTTCAATGAAAAGCTTCACCAGCGGCGAAGTCGGACTTGTAATTTCGGTATCAATCAAATAAACGCTCCAGGGTTGTTTGTGCAGTTCCAGTTCCGGCAAACTAATCTTGCCGTCTTCAACCAAAACCGGCCGATTCAGGAAAGCCACCAAAGGATCGAGACCGGAGCTCCGCCCATGAAAATAGGATTCGAGTGTAATAAAATCTTCACGCAGTTTTGGAATCAGGTCGGGATTAAATTCCGGACTGAAACCTGCAGTTGCACTAAAACTGCTGTACTGGTCGTACAAAGCAGCGCAAAGTGCACCCGAACTACCAACCCCGTATTGCAAAGGCACATCCGACTCGAAATACAGACCTTTTTTCAAATCGGCATTCAGCCGCTCCAAATCCAACGGGAAGTTCATCTTTGAGGCGATTTCTTCGGTGGCAAACCAACTGGCAAAACGCTCCAGCTCTGCTGCGCTATTTTTCTGGTAATCCGAAGGTGAATTGGCATCAATCCAAGCAAAATAACCCGCAAATTTTGGGAACGGAATGGCCAAAGCTTTCGCTCCAAACATCAACCCGTATTCACCAAACATCAATAATTTCGCAGGATATTTCTTCATTTCTTACGCTTTTACCGGACCTTCTCCCACCCGATCATCCAGCCATTCACCGTTTTCGGTGTGGTAGAGCAACTCTGTTCTAATAAACGCATGCACCGCTTCCTGGTCTTCTTTCCAGTACAACAAGTGAATATTCGGACCGGCATCAATCGTGAAACCAACGGGCAAACCGGTTTGCTGGCGAAACTCGCGAATCTTCTCAATAATCTCCAAACTACCTGGTTTCAGCAATAAAAACGAAGGAGTCGAACTCATCATCAGCGCGTGCAGGCTCAAGGCCTCCTGCTCAACCAAATCGATAAAGGCCATCCGGTTTCCATCGGTTTTCATCAAACCAATTAATTGCTCAATCGTTTGATTTGCCTGCGCCAACCGAGCTGCCTGGTACGGGTGATTGTTCATCAAATCGTGACCAGCCGAACTAGACACTTTCTTTTTTTGAGAATCGACAAGCAAAACAGCGTCGCAAAGTGAGAAATAACTTTCGTGAATTTGATTGGAAACCGGCACTGCGTAA harbors:
- a CDS encoding PSP1 domain-containing protein, whose amino-acid sequence is MKTSSDRPQMLTTHDWLKDLPDTSHLSKIVEVRFKGTHKDFYKNEDMLSLKVGDLVVVASNPGHDVGTVTLTGTLAKKQFERKIKRPERYTWNKIYRKASDVDKQKWEAAKAREYAVMVRSRQIAAELGLNMKIGDVEFRGDGSKAIFYYIADDRVDFRELIRRYAREFQIKVEMKQIGARQEAGLVGGIGSCGRELCCSSWRTDFSSVTSDAAMKQGLSPNAEKMAGQCGKLKCCLMYELDSYLEAQEDFPYELLNLETEKGLARHFKTEILNKKIWYVVEGAYSNKPIVMDLKDVKTIIQLNKRGKRPSLDRYLGEEEKTVNEMNVGTVDMELMEKQKTTHQKRRKPNQKRRNNNNNNANNNNRPPRNKRANAQ
- a CDS encoding mevalonate kinase family protein; translated protein: MKKYPAKLLMFGEYGLMFGAKALAIPFPKFAGYFAWIDANSPSDYQKNSAAELERFASWFATEEIASKMNFPLDLERLNADLKKGLYFESDVPLQYGVGSSGALCAALYDQYSSFSATAGFSPEFNPDLIPKLREDFITLESYFHGRSSGLDPLVAFLNRPVLVEDGKISLPELELHKQPWSVYLIDTEITSPTSPLVKLFIEKMEVDEFKDIFHQSYVPANDGATLAFMQNDADFFFSHLKELHDIQSEHLCEMIPDSCLEFIRELKSRGILVKLLGSGGGGFLLAFVPAGAVFPEKEKSFRIF